A region from the Engraulis encrasicolus isolate BLACKSEA-1 chromosome 18, IST_EnEncr_1.0, whole genome shotgun sequence genome encodes:
- the sprtn gene encoding DNA-dependent metalloprotease SPRTN, which produces MEDQDFLLALQLQEQFNYEATASTYDEPSQPSSNVIPYSRPKTVSPERPLSIIDESWEMIDPSPDVRTMFLEFNDMFFWGKLCGVEVKWSPRMTLCAGVCSYEGRGGLCSIRLSEPILKLRPRKDLVETLLHEMIHALLFVTQNNRDRDGHGPEFCKHMNRINQATGTKISIYHSFHDEVDVYRQHWWRCNGPCQNRKPYFGYVKRAMNRAPSFRDPWWNDHQRSCGGTYTKVKEPEGYGKKGKGKEGDGKDGKEAKDTKLQKKPPVSGSQDIRNIIAFSGKGFVLGGGSSQPSSSTQKPPWQSPPKPVNIPPKSLESPPRPPPEVRKINFGQSENGLKKPSGNTVMTAVKKSIANHSAFVNIKGSPVRVTKTTGRLIKKSADQAKTQRVFQDIFGDVASPAASPEKTKSTSDAASKSRTPLRSNVNNTQVGIRSLDSKPATQSSPGQIPSTSTAFDRPQTSSAGGSGQPSPSGIPSTSRPFNRPQASGAAGSKFGSVNPFQSRFPKSPQKSEYVTPGSRSVDPFQARVPKSPQRPGTVTPGSRKRPLDSTSSPPISKYFKTSSSPQKNSLPVRQAASSAPPAGPSAVPQPSAPISMNQIMVSCPVCQTKVPEVEINRHLDSCLSENMINFGTD; this is translated from the exons ATGGAAGACCAGGATTTTCTACTTGCTCTTCAGTTGCAAGAGCAATTTAACTACGAAGCGACAGCGTCCACGTATGATGAACCAAGTCAACCTTCCAGTAATGTCATTCCATACTCTCGTCCCAAAACCGTGTCGCCTGAGAGACCATTGTCAATTATCGATGAGTCGTGGGAAATGATTGACCCGAGCCCTGATGTACGAACTATGTTTCTCGAATTCAATGATATGTTTTTCTGGGGAAAGCTCTGTGGAGTGGAAGTGAAGTGGAGCCCTCGAATGACATT ATGTGCTGGTGTCTGTTCATATGAAGGAAGAGGGGGTCTCTGTTCCATCCGTCTGAGTGAACCTATTCTGAAACTTAGGCCACGTAAAGACTTGGTCGAG ACACTCTTACACGAAATGATCCACGCCTTGCTGTTTGTGACCCAAAACAACCGTGACAGAGATGGACATGGACCAGAGTTCTGCAAGCACATGAACAGGATCAACCAAGCAACTGGAACGAAAATTTCA ATCTACCACAGCTTCCATGACGAAGTGGATGTGTATCGTCAGCACTGGTGGCGCTGCAATGGACCCTGCCAGAACCGGAAGCCCTATTTCGGTTACGTGAAGAGAGCCATGAACCGTGCCCCGTCTTTCAGAGACCCGTGGTGGAACGACCACCAGCGCTCCTGCGGGGGCACCTACACCAAGGTGAAAGAACCAGAGGGGTACGGGAAGAAGGGCAAAGGCAAAGAGGGCGATGGGAAAGATGGCAAGGAGGCCAAGGACACGAAGCTTCAGAAAAAGCCACCAG TGTCGGGATCGCAGGACATCCGGAACATCATTGCATTCAGTGGGAAGGGCTTTGTGCTGGGAGGGGGAAGCTCACAGCCTTCCAGCTCCACTCAAAAACCTCCGTGGCAGAGTCCCCCCAAACCTGTCAACATTCCCCCCAAATCACTGGAATCACCTCCACGCCCACCTCCTGAGGTGAGAAAAATAAACTTTGGGCAGAGTGAGAATGGCTTGAAAAAGCCCAGCGGAAACACTGTGATGACTGCTGTGAAGAAATCAATAGCCAACCATAGTGCCTTTGTCAACATTAAAGGCTCGCCAGTTCGCGTGACCAAAACCACTGGGCGGCTGATCAAGAAATCAGCTGATCAGGCGAAAACCCAGCGGGTGTTTCAGGACATTTTTGGTGATGTGGCCTCACCTGCGGCATCACCTGAAAAGACAAAAAGCACATCAGACGCAGCGTCTAAATCCAGAACACCGCTCCGCAGTAATGTTAACAACACACAAGTTGGGATCAGAAGCTTGGACTCGAAGCCTGCCACACAGTCGAGCCCAGGTCAAATTCCGTCAACCTCAACGGCCTTCGACAGACCCCAGACCAGCAGTGCAGGAGGGTCAGGACAGCCAAGCCCAAGTGGCATTCCATCAACCTCAAGGCCTTTCAACAGACCTCAGGCCAGCGGTGCAGCAGGGTCGAAATTTGGGTCTGTGAATCCATTCCAGTCGAGATTTCCCAAGAGCCCCCAGAAATCAGAATATGTAACTCCAGGGTCCAGGTCTGTGGATCCGTTCCAGGCAAGAGTCCCTAAAAGCCCCCAGAGGCCAGGAACCGTAACTCCTGGGTCCAGGAAAAGACCACTGGACAGCACCTCATCTCCACCCATATCCAAGTACTTCAAGACGTCCTCTTCACCACAGAAGAACAGCCTGCCGGTAAGACAGGCTGCTTCTTCGGCTCCCCCTGCTGGTCCAAGTGCAGTACCACAGCCAAGTGCTCCCATAAGCATGAACCAGATCATGGTAAGCTGCCCAGTGTGCCAGACCAAAGTGCCTGAAGTTGAAATTAATCGCCACCTTGACTCTTGTCTCTCAGAGAACATGATCAATTTTGGGACTGACTGA